A part of Podarcis muralis chromosome 15, rPodMur119.hap1.1, whole genome shotgun sequence genomic DNA contains:
- the ABHD11 gene encoding sn-1-specific diacylglycerol lipase ABHD11 isoform X1: MLRALSFPSFPPRWSRLHPFRRRRTGPARERKGLASHAVTPVPLSYAVFDGPSPEPPLVFLHGLFGSKTNFASLAKKLVLQTGRKVLTVDARNHGDSPHSPLMTYEAMSADIHLLLRQLNLSRCVLIGHSMGGKTAMVMALQWPELVERLVCVDISPSETTAISGFQNFIAAMKAVDIPRGIPRSTARRLAEEQLRPAIQEPTIRQFLLTNLVYSEDRFVWRLNLDAISQHLGELMGFPHFQVDYPGLTLFLGGSKSGYISSDDYPEIDRLFPEAEIQYIPDAGHWVHADQPQEFIAAICNFLRFLPL, translated from the exons ATGCTCCGCGCTCTCTCCTTCCCGAGTTTCCCGCCCCGCTGGTCCCGGCTCCATCCTTTTCGCCGCCGCCGCACAGGCCCGGCCCGGGAAAGGAAGGGCCTCGCCAGCCACGCCGTGAC CCCAGTGCCCTTGTCGTATGCAGTGTTTGATGGACCCTCTCCCGAGCCCCCACTCGTTTTCCTACATGGGCTGTTTGGAAGCAAGACTAACTTTGCATCCCTGGCCAAGAAACTGGTGCTCCAAACTGGCCGCAAG GTGCTGACGGTGGACGCCCGTAACCACGGCGACAGCCCCCACAGCCCGCTCATGACGTATGAAGCCATGAGTGCAgacatccacctcctcctccgccaGCTGAACCTCAGCAGGTGTGTCTTGATCGGGCACAGCATGGGCGGCAAGACAGCCATGGTGATGGCGCTGCAGTGG CCAGAGTTGGTGGAGCGCCTGGTGTGTGTCGACATCAGCCCTAGCGAGACGACGGCCATTTCAGGCTTTCAGAACTTCATTGCTGCCATGAAGGCGGTGGACATCCCCCGAGGCATCCCTCGTTCCACCGCACGCCGGCTGGCAGAAGAGCAGCTGCGCCCAGCCATTCAG GAGCCGACCATCCGCCAGTTTCTGCTCACCAACCTGGTGTACTCCGAGGACCGGTTTGTGTGGCGCCTGAACTTGGATGCCATTTCCCAGCACCTGGGCGAACTGATGGGCTTCCCTCATTTCCAGGTGGACTACCCAGGGCTTACTCTCTTCCTCGGGGGCTCCAAGTCTGGCTATATCAG CTCTGACGACTACCCTGAGATCGACCGGCTTTTCCCAGAGGCAGAGATCCAGTATATCCCTGACGCTGGACACTGGGTTCACGCGGATCAGCCCCAAGAATTCATTGCTGCCATTTGCAACTTCCTTCGCTTTCTTCCACTGTAG
- the LOC114585476 gene encoding caspase-1-like has product MADEKLEKIRADFVTSANESLISQLLDRLLQKKVLNEEEADEVKCKEKKQDQARILIDHVRRKGHKASQIFIQALQCQDSFLFEKLMLKVPPSGQQAHLPRQEVGPRAAASAKAAQLQETSDGLTLCPLDLFQKIQAEEKDEIYPIKDKETRTRLALVICNIDFEHCSKREGAEVDLAQMKLLLEGLGYRVETETNLCSQDMATCLKSFAAQEEHKTSDSTFVVLMSHGLREGLCGVKHKDSCTDLLSVDTVFSTFNNKNCPALRGKPKVIVIQACRGVNKGFAFVSDSATPSAAPLSPVQWQEEDFESDAIHKVHMEIDFICLYSTTLGNVSWRSPRDGSLFITQLIKDFKEHAWNCNLEEIFRKVMKFFENKPYQMPSKDRTTLTKKFYLFPGH; this is encoded by the exons ATGGCGG ATGAGAAGCTGGAGAAAATCCGCGCAGATTTTGTGACCAGTGCTAACGAGTCTCTCATCAGCCAGCTCCTCGATAGGCTTCTCCAGAAAAAAGTCCTGAACGAGGAGGAGGCGGATGAGGTGAAGTGCAAAGAGAAGAAGCAGGACCAGGCAAGAATCTTGATTGACCACGTGAGGAGGAAGGGGCACAAAGCCAGCCAGATCTTCATCCAGGCCCTCCAGTGCCAAGACAGCTTCTTGTTTGAAAAACTGATGCTTAAAGTCCCTCCGTCAG GGCAACAGGCTCATTTGCCACGCCAGGAAGTCGGCCCAAGGGCTGCCGCCTCAGCAAAAGCAGCCCAGCTGCAGGAGACCAGCGATGGGCTCACGCTTTGCCCCCTGGACCTCTTTCAGAAAATACAAGCTGAGGAAAAGGATGAG ATCTACCCGATCAAGGACAAAGAGACACGCACCCGACTGGCCTTGGTCATCTGCAACATTGATTTTGAGCACTGTAGCAAAAGGGAAGGAGCTGAGGTCGATCTGGCCCAGATGAAGCTTCTCCTGGAAGGACTGGGATACAGAGTGGAAACCGAGACCAACTTATGCTCACAA GACATGGCCACGTGCTTAAAGAGCTTCGCAGCCCAGGAGGAACACAAGACGTCCGACAGCACCTTTGTGGTGCTCATGTCTCACGGCCTCCGGGAAGGCCTGTGTGGGGTGAAGCATAAGGACTCGTGCACAGATCTCCTCTCCGTGGACACTGTCTTCTCCACCTTCAACAACAAGAACTGCCCGGCTCTGAGGGGGAAGCCCAAGGTCATCGTCATCCAGGCCTGCCGTGGCG TGAATAAAGGATTTGCATTTGTGAGCGACTCGGCAACACCTTCAGCCGCCCCCCTCAGCCCTGTCCAGTGGCAGGAAGAAGACTTTGAGAGCGATGCCATTCACAAAGTACACATGGAAATCGACTTCATCTGCCTCTATTCCACAACCCTAG GTAATGTATCCTGGAGAAGCCCCCGAGATGGATCTCTCTTCATCACACAGCTGATCAAAGATTTCAAGGAACATGCCTGGAACTGCAACCTGGAAGAGATCTTCAGAAAG GTCATGAAGTTCTTTGAAAATAAACCGTACCAGATGCCCTCCAAGGACCGAACCACCCTGACCAAAAAGTTCTACCTTTTCCCGGGGCACTAA
- the ABHD11 gene encoding sn-1-specific diacylglycerol lipase ABHD11 isoform X2 — translation MTYEAMSADIHLLLRQLNLSRCVLIGHSMGGKTAMVMALQWPELVERLVCVDISPSETTAISGFQNFIAAMKAVDIPRGIPRSTARRLAEEQLRPAIQEPTIRQFLLTNLVYSEDRFVWRLNLDAISQHLGELMGFPHFQVDYPGLTLFLGGSKSGYISSDDYPEIDRLFPEAEIQYIPDAGHWVHADQPQEFIAAICNFLRFLPL, via the exons ATGACGTATGAAGCCATGAGTGCAgacatccacctcctcctccgccaGCTGAACCTCAGCAGGTGTGTCTTGATCGGGCACAGCATGGGCGGCAAGACAGCCATGGTGATGGCGCTGCAGTGG CCAGAGTTGGTGGAGCGCCTGGTGTGTGTCGACATCAGCCCTAGCGAGACGACGGCCATTTCAGGCTTTCAGAACTTCATTGCTGCCATGAAGGCGGTGGACATCCCCCGAGGCATCCCTCGTTCCACCGCACGCCGGCTGGCAGAAGAGCAGCTGCGCCCAGCCATTCAG GAGCCGACCATCCGCCAGTTTCTGCTCACCAACCTGGTGTACTCCGAGGACCGGTTTGTGTGGCGCCTGAACTTGGATGCCATTTCCCAGCACCTGGGCGAACTGATGGGCTTCCCTCATTTCCAGGTGGACTACCCAGGGCTTACTCTCTTCCTCGGGGGCTCCAAGTCTGGCTATATCAG CTCTGACGACTACCCTGAGATCGACCGGCTTTTCCCAGAGGCAGAGATCCAGTATATCCCTGACGCTGGACACTGGGTTCACGCGGATCAGCCCCAAGAATTCATTGCTGCCATTTGCAACTTCCTTCGCTTTCTTCCACTGTAG